In the genome of Hippoglossus hippoglossus isolate fHipHip1 chromosome 12, fHipHip1.pri, whole genome shotgun sequence, one region contains:
- the cdk5rap2 gene encoding CDK5 regulatory subunit-associated protein 2 isoform X5 — protein sequence MDSFAGDDVTLPVDINGSCRLPDSIDAGEYSTDSMTAPSFPEKMSPIKALTMKDYENQITALKKENFNLKLRIYFMEERMQQKCDDSTEDIFKTNIELKVELESMKRELAEKQELLVSASKALESLAGRESGESQRAREKAQREMDALRDAFNKRIADLEQCLQTAQEEVGEMAAIAEQQKCKNINMEKQLQALGQPSTLTPIAVPSAVHDLQQALQEKDIFIEQLKMTVKNQEAWINHKKSSDQQMDAPSSDHLKQLSELIGKKDQELEALRDELHNKEDRGLPDHQSEVSRLESVNKHLTEELKQTKSTNEKLTKTLEEIQTQYKALSGKLEQKDNELSLEEKNSLKRDKTIQGLTLVLREKEKEIAELCHEIEDRDDALAKAREAAHKAQLQKYQGAEEHQNLLMSKQTELSQLQGEHHVKVLEAQKLQRALDRKEQELADLQQAKDQLEVELEDLQQQKKKGDKALNDLNNQLKKLSGEIGERESALEQQYEELLDQTNRRVQAHEVTIQRLTSTLADKEQQLQEYINMVRDFEQSKSPGGNDNVLSKLRQRLKEKEKALEQALDEKFAAIEEKDNEIHQLQLSLREKERDLDRLNNLLSHNEETINSFDSLIKEKDVELQHLVNTLKNLQRAKQDVEDNLNRSLREKDSIISQLQLSLEGKTKDMEEMAKSMLSQSQTNAHDLAEQMGQRLKVTEVMLAEAVKARERLVADNESAVEGLLATISSKDQLLKESAEHYNRMLSERTQDIQQLKRQLSDRQQELATADKQSSVRAQEDCLETANLRALLAEKDSLINKLLQHGQERDQFQAEPDRVLELRQTIQIMQEKLEERDAELYRRNGEDNVENVPLSKKTVVILKTELAQRTEALNKALKRENELKISLAELQSLLSELEGRSEGQTANIDSLTSTLKTKDEIINVLHQRLGQRGDSRGDHMHNQVIGSGVERSFPGLPQRERTMIGGDSQHEALPNLIALQQEHDALNKALRAEQQLYSSLVRTVKEQDSAQRLHALQLELTAVQLLRQQLEESIKTNEELKDDLEREIHRAKLGEGMDLTDPKEVESMRHQLEDAQRWNTSLQARLGAIQNRGGGVGGANDGGDTLSFIGDQTSYMSICVGEGQDDSLCQLSPQALKQKVLDLQDCVSRLQTVNNDLHSRLSLLEKSEHDASSKGGTDVVSPWNQQLKKTHSDRKHHPGKDKESQTDIKLGQMVSGKQFGNESMDSGLGQSREHPQSGNNTLDTGERAQKKGDVMALKSLLTDCGATSVSHLREKLLRLTSENVALRGLLKEQKSAECKEKESTDASGNSSDGQAELRQSMETLLVEVSNEKGEKNSHEVPDGETPVTTEVVVSTAGGMERPKTKGPGQPHIQSGKQDVTRHGAGLKSRLPVPVRLRVETGSSSSSSRQSSRPEHLRTDALPNPHSDDVFGSDQQLHADADFSISLQQSTSTSQNSSGPAGLDNTQADSVLFTQLELLHQECQEKEALINKLSEQLADWEELHTQLQEKEQLNHQYVEALQAAESTIAYLTACSLDNQGGFGSHTSLGGGSGSVGSDAALHSRCMELQKALQDKEELHNQLIELVNMAEKAITCSNSQEKNPEIRDLCIQIDGALQQVNASANRDSLRGVSGGTNASMQEMQRHTDSLQEALWEQNRLNAELREKLRDADAAAKQGYNSNSAGQDGKRSRQIAAEKGSEEHDGAMGSSGDTSLTQDLTKAVMNCLSATESAIASLAEHCTNPGSLTSARSSQITSDLQMNLNKLQRALQEREELGESTQIKTTKSSSNCSTAAAGTKGQLTRDLHQNLCLLCKVFTDLSHRMSELQTSLKEETGHREESEAHRAVQDGKGLPPNVQAQLESLHKALREKKKACKSLEEKLATALTETTSPQTARKALEQDDKGVQVDLQDLGYETSGKSENDREESSSTDLEVGVNPSCSASSLPSLLKHEQATFSSTENLDSTSSTPYPSSPALSSAKVSLKSLQVYDEYGVSENPLQLQGQVRELKVQLENQTKLILQMQNLLRRNSLSSDLIANASDHSAVIRDQEGTQKRERCQDSSYRLVQQREKKEGENQAMKDKTSCLNVDQERERTLNKSITEQLPQTRSRSASPARLDSLVQSQARELSQLRQQIKESRGLGALQRRQLEELSNAFKELLQASKVDFYMGEVVKEQLDKSLNLLDRLEGRLDKGESHLDNEDVAALELSRSLEELQQGSHSLLSYEDMREPPDSPARIQLELDHLRLELEGDRELLQQSISVLVQQNLSLAESTREQLDLLAKELQEKNRLIQALQSQFRSQTPSSHHSSHSDLYHSDRTSSSCHSTQGGSRSPSQRHSSDWMGAAVPPVGGAQVEGLSSHRGAASRLQGLQRENGRLQEQLRGKEELNATLRTELDLHRSIISQNSPYHQKRDQGQDKQGSGPQTEAHKVDKDTAPKTSHEQHSTMNSDLLAEHLQEIRALRQRLEESIRTNDRLREQLERRLAEVEKDPAATNIFIHGNEEQGHLANEVRFLRGQNQALKEELNQGSRDKQKENEKLRESLARRSAKLEQSRKESEALRQENNRLQERLEHISQENSELQDSLHYRQEELHRLQCEVKLQRQQLSDCQHLLQSLRVELQVYEKIETDNHKHNESSETNQEPLPVPSSGSVDLSELLTEIRHLRLQLERSIQTNTALRQRLEEQLLRGPNRSETININYLLSSPDEGGRSPGREGCDLHHSFQSYNERTNVLDEKRRARSDVDGGSFSSSSGDSYALSRLVPGHRMWANRNGRHVLGLIEDYNALRKQISDGRKLSRSMDTQLQECLHTVRQQSSDKKVMEQQHLKSLSSSTNTIQHVLEEAGRLLKLVWRVSLPAGNTAGDSGNNQQQDELLKNEIARLKSRLSQQERMLSGAVKRLRSTNQLKEGMERVIIDQLSLTHGVLKKARGNLETNYCTLSGLKGLSGGPDEGGSSHWPIGGTREPERRSAPVSRSTAGQHSESSDDTSLHCSF from the exons CTGCAGACTGCCAGACTCCATAGATGCTGGAGAATATTCTACAGACAGCATGACAG CGCCGTCCTTTCCTGAAAAGATGTCACCTATCAAAGCTCTCACCATGAAGGACTATGAGAAT CAAATCACAGCTCTGAAGAAAGAGAACTTTAACCTGAAGCTGCGCATTTACTTCATGGAGGAGCGCATGCAGCAGAAATGTGACGACTCCACCGAGGACATATTCAAAACG AACATTGAGCTGAAGGTGGAGTTGGAGTCTATGAAGAGGGAGCTGGCAGAGAAACAAGAACTGCTAGTGTCTGCATC gAAAGCGTTGGAAAGTCTGGCTGGTCGAGAATCAGGAGAATCCCAGCGTGCGAGAGAAAAAGctcagagagagatggatgccCTCCGAGATGCATTTAACAAGAGGATAGCTGACTTAGAACAG TGTCTGCAAACAGCTCAGGAAGAGGTTGGGGAGATGGCCGCCATTGCTGAGCAGCAAAAGTGCAAGAACattaacatggagaagcagctcCAAGCCCTGGGTCAACCAAGCACCTTAACCCCTATCGCAGTCCCCAGTGCAGTCCACGACCTGCAGCAGGCCCTGCAGGAAAAAGACAT CTTTATTGAGCAACTCAAGATGACTGTAAAGAACCAAGAAGCTTGGATCAATCATAAGAAAAGTTCGGATCAACAGATGGATGCACCGTCATCTGATCATCTTAAACAGTTGTCTGAGCTCATTGGCAAGAAAGACCAGGAACTGGAG gcaCTGAGGGACGAGCTACATAACAAGGAGGACAGAGGACTACCTGACCACCAG AGTGAGGTTAGCCGATTGGAGTCTGTCAATAAACACCTGACTGAAGAgctcaaacagacaaaaagcacCAACGAGAAGCTGACAAAAACACTGGAGGAAATCCAAACTCAGTACAAG GCCCTGTCAGGGAAGTTGGAGCAGAAGGACAATGAACTCAGCTTGGAGGAGAAAAATTCTCTGAAGCGAGACAAAACAATCCAGGGGTTGACTCTGGTCctcagagaaaaggaaaaagag ATTGCAGAGCTGTGTCATGAGATTGAGGACAGGGATGACGCTCTAGCCAAGGCTAGAGAGGCAGCACATAAAGCTCAACTACAGAAATACCAG GGAGCAGAGGAACACCAAAACCTAttaatgtcaaaacaaacagagctgtCCCAACTCCAGGGGGAACACCATGTCAAAGTGCTTGAAGCACAAAAGCTACAGCGTGCCCTGGACAGAAAGGAGCAAGAGCTGGCTGACTTGCAGCAGGCAAAGGACCAACTGGAGGTAGAACTGGAGGACCTgcaacagcagaagaagaaaggagacaaAGCCCTGAAT GATCTTAACAATCAGCTGAAGAAGCTAAGCGGTGAGAttggggagagggagagtgctCTGGAGCAGCAGTACGAGGAGCTGCTGGATCAAACCAATAGAAGAGTGCAGGCCCATGAGGTCACCATCCAGCGGCTCACATCCACCCTGGCTGATaaagagcagcagctacag GAGTACATAAATATGGTCAGAGACTTTGAGCAAAGCAAAAGCCCAGGAGGAAACGACAATGTGCTTTCCAAGCTGCGGCAAAGactgaaagaaaaggagaaggcTCTGGAG CAAGCGCTGGATGAGAAGTTTGCTGCCATTGAagagaaagacaatgagattcaccagctgcagctgtctctaagggagaaggaaagagacCTGGACAGGCTAAATAACTTGCTATCTCACAACGAGGAAACAATCAAT AGTTTCGATAGTCTGATTAAAGAGAAggatgtggagctgcagcatctTGTAAACACACTCAAGAACCTTCAGAGAGCCAAGCAAGATGTAGAAGATAACCTGAACAGGTCACTGAGAGAGAAGGACTCCATCATCAGCCAGCTACAGCTCTCGCTGGAGGGCAAGACAAAGGACATGGAG GAAATGGCCAAATCCATGCTAAGCCAGTCACAAACTAATGCACATGACCTTGCTGAACAGATGGGCCAGAGGTTAAAAGTCACAGAGGTTATGTTGGCTGAGGCTGTTAAAGCCAGGGAAAGGCTGGTTGCAGACAATGAGAGCGCCGTGGAAGGTCTGTTGGCTACAATCAGCAGCAAGGACCAACTTCTCAAG GAGTCTGCTGAACACTACAACCGCATGTTGTCGGAGCGTACACAAGACATTCAGCAACTGAAGAGGCAGCTTTCTGACAGGCAGCAGGAGCTTGCCACTGCTGACAAGCAAAGCTCTGTAAGAGCCCAGGAGGATTGTTTAGAGACTGCAAACCTCCGAGCACTGCTTGCTGAAAAAGACAGCCTCATCAAC AAACTTCTGCAGCATGGTCAGGAGAGAGACCAGTTTCAGGCAGAGCCGGATCGTGTGTTGGAGCTCAGACAAACTATCCAAATCATGCAGGAGAAGTTGGAAGAGAGGGATG CTGAGCTGTATAGAAGGAACGGTGAGGATAATGTGGAAAACGTTCCACTCTCCAAGAAGACAGTCGTCATCCTGAAGACGGAGCTAGCACAGAGAACTGAGGCACTGAACAAAGCCCTGAAGAGGGAGAATGAACTGAAG ATCTCATTGGCGGAGCTACAGTCTTTACTGTCTGAGCTGGAGGGTCGCAGTGAAGGTCAGACTGCTAATATTGATTCACTGACTTCCACTCTGAAGACCAAGGATGAGATTATCAAT GTTCTTCACCAGCGCCTCGGGCAGAGGGGGGACAGTCGGGGTGATCATATGCATAATCAGGTTATTGGCTCTGGCGTGGAAAGATCATTCCCTGGACTCCCACAAAGAGAGAGAACCATGATCGGTGGAGACAGCCAGCATGAG GCTTTGCCCAACCTTATAGCCCTGCAACAGGAACATGATGCTCTGAACAAAGCCCTGAGAGCTGAACAACAGCTCTACTCCAGCCTGGTCAGGACTGTAAAAGAGCAGGACAG TGCCCAGCGTCTCCACGCTCTGCAGCTGGAACTGACTGCAGTGCAGCTCCTCAGGCAGCAGCTAGAGGAGAGCATCAAAACTAATGAGGAGCTCAAGGATGACTTGGAGAGAGAGATACACAGAGCCAAACTCGGAGAAG GCATGGACCTCACTGATCCTAAAGAAGTCGAGAGCATGAGACATCAGCTCGAAGATGCACAGCGCTGGAATACCTCTCTGCAGGCTCGCTTAGGAGCAATCCAGAACCGTGGAGGAGGGGTTGGTGGGGCCAATGATGGTG GCGACACTTTGAGTTTCATTGGCGATCAGACTTCCTACATGAGTATATGTGTGGGGGAGGGGCAGGATGACAGCTTGTGTCAACTCTCTCCACAAGCGCTAAAGCAGAAG GTGCTGGACCTGCAGGATTGTGTAAGCAGACTACAGACTGTAAACAACGACTTGCACAGCCGACTGTCGCTGCTGGAGAAGTCAGAGCATGATGCTTCCAGCAAGGGGGGAACAGACGTGGTCAGCCCCTGGAATCAG CAGCTAAAGAAGACGCACAGTGACAGGAAGCATCACCCTGGTAAGGACAAAGAGAGCCAGACAGACATCAAACTAGGACAG ATGGTGTCTGGAAAACAATTTGGTAATGAGAGTATGGACAGTGGCCTCGGCCAGAGTAGAGAACATCCTCAGTCTGGCAACAACACTTTGGACACTGGAGAGAGAGCACAGAAGAAAGGAGATGTAATGGCACTAAAATCCCTGCTGACTGATTGTGGGGCTACATCAGTCTCACACCTTAg agagaagctgctcagACTGACATCAGAAAATGTGGCGCTGCGGGGTCTACTGAAGGAACAAAAATCTGCAGAgtgtaaagaaaaagagagcacGGATGCCTCAGGGAACAGCAGTGATGGACAGGCTGAATTGAGGCAGAGTATGGAAACACTGCTTGTCGAGGTGTCAAATGAAAAGGGAGAGAAGAACTCCCATGAAGTGCCAGATGGAGAGACTCCTGTCACAACAGAGGTAGTTGTCAGCACTGCCGGGGGGATGGAGAGGCCAAAAACTAAAGGACCAGGCCAGCCACACATCCAGAGTGGAAAGCAGGATGTCACAAGGCATGGG GCTGGTCTCAAATCTCGCCTTCCTGTTCCCGTGAGACTCAGAGTGGAGACtggcagtagcagcagcagcagcaggcagtcTTCTAGACCTGAGCACCTGAGAACTGACGCACTTCCCAACCCTCATTCAGATGATGTGTTTGGGTCTGATCAGCAATTGCACGCAGACGCTGACTTCTCAATATCTCTCCAGCAAAGCACTTCCACTTCACAGAATAGCAGTGGTCCAGCAGGGTTGGACAACACCCAGGCTGACTCTGTGCTTTTCACTCAGCTGGAGCTCCTCCACCAGGAGTGTCAGGAGAAAGAAGCCCTGATCAACAAGCTCAGTGAGCAGCTTGCTGATTGGGAAGAGCTCCACACTCAGCTTCAGGAAAAGGAACAGCTTAATCACCAGTATGTTGAGGCCCTACAGGCTGCAGAATCAACTATTGCTTACCTGACTGCCTGCAGTCTGGACAACCAGGGAGGATTTGGGTCACACACCAGTTTGGGAGGAGGTTCTGGTTCTGTGGGTTCAGATGCTGCCCTCCACAGTCGATGCATGGAGCTGCAGAAAGCCCTACAGGACAAGGAGGAGCTTCACAACCAGCTTATTGAGCTCGTGAACATGGCAGAGAAAGCCATCACCTGCTCCAACAGCCAGGAAAAGAATCCAGAAATCAGGGATCTTTGCATACAGATAGATGGCGCCCTACAGCAGGTAAATGCATCCGCAAACAGAGACAGCCTAAGAGGTGTTTCTGGAGGCACTAACGCCTCAATGCAGGAGATGCAACGACACACAGACTCTTTGCAGGAGGCACTTTGGGAGCAGAACAGGCTCAATGCAGAGCTGAGGGAAAAACTGAGGGATGCAGACGCTGCTGCAAAACAGGGCTACAACAGTAACAGTGCTGGCCAGGATGGTAAACGTTCAAGGCAGATAGCAGCAGAGAAGGGCTCAGAGGAACACGATGGGGCAATGGGAAGTTCTGGTGACACTAGTTTAACTCAGGATTTGACAAAAGCTGTAATGAACTGCCTTAGTGCAACTGAGTCTGCCATTGCCTCTCTAGCAGAACACTGTACAAATCCTGGATCCTTGACTTCTGCTAGATCATCACAGATCACCTCTGACCTGCAGATGAATTTAAACAAACTTCAGAGAGCCCTGCAAGAGAGGGAAGAACTGGGAGAATCCACCCAgataaaaacaaccaaatcCAGCAGCAACTGTTCCACCGCTGCAGCTGGTACAAAGGGACAACTTACCAGAGACCTCCATCAAaatctctgtctcctctgcaaGGTCTTCACTGATCTCTCTCACAGGATGTCTGAATTGCAGACTTCCTTAAAAGAAGAGACAGGCCATAGAGAGGAGAGCGAGGCCCACAGGGCAGTGCAGGATGGAAAGGGATTACCACCAAATGTTCAGGCCCAGCTAGAGTCTCTCCACAAGGCactgagagagaagaagaaagcatGTAAAAGCCTGGAGGAGAAACTAGCCACCGCTCTTACCGAGACAACCTCCCCTCAAACTGCACGGAAAG CTCTGGAGCAGGATGACAAAGGCGTGCAGGTGGATTTGCAAGACCTGGGTTACGAAACCAGTGGCAAGAGTGAGAACGATAGGGAAGAGAGCAGTAGCACAG ATCTAGAGGTTGGTGTGAACCCGAGTTGTAGTGCCTCCAGCCTGCCTTCCCTGCTGAAACACGAACAGgccaccttctcctccactgaAAACCTGGACTCAACCTCCAGCACACCGTATCCAAGTTCCCCAGCTCTCAGCTCAGCCAAG gtcagTCTGAAAAGCCTTCAGGTCTATGACGAGTACGGTGTTTCTGAAAATCCTCTCCAGCTTCAGGGACAAGTGAGAGAGCTGAAGGTCCAGCTGGAAAACCAGACCAAACTCATCCTCCAAATGCAAAACCTTCTGCGTAGGAACTCCCTCTCCAGTGACCTTATTGCCAACGCCTCTGACCACTCCGCAGTCATCAGGGATCAAGAAGGGACACAGAAACGGGAGCGTTGCCAGGATAGTAGCTACAGACTTGTGCAgcaaagggagaaaaaggagggagagaaccAGGCGATGAAGGATAAAACCAGCTGTCTGAATGTGGAccaggaaagagagaggacaCTGAACAAAAGCATAACCGAACAGCTGCCACAGACCCGCAGCCGCTCTGCATCACCTGCCCG ACTGGACTCCCTGGTGCAGTCACAAGCCAGGGAGCTGTCACAACTGAGGCAGCAGATCAAGGAGAGCCGGGGACTGGGAGCCCTGCAGCGCCgacagctggaggagctgagcaATGCCTTCaaggagctgctgcaggccaGCAAAGTCGACTTCTACATGGGGGAGGTGGTCAAAGAGCAGCTGGACAAGAGCCTGAATCTTCTAGACAGGCTGGAGGGACGGCTGGACAAAg GAGAGTCTCATCTGGATAATGAGGATGTGGCGGCTCTGGAACTGTCTCGCAG TCTTGAGGAGCTTCAGCAGGGATCACATTCACTGCTGTCCTATGAGGACATGAGAGAGCCTCCTGACAGCCCTGCTAGAATCCAGCTGGAGTTAGATCATCTGCGTTTGGAGCTAGAGGGCGAtagagagctgctgcagcagagcatcAGCGTCCTCGTACAACAAAACCTCAGCCTGGCTGAAAGCACCAGGGAGCAGCTGGACCT gtTGGcaaaagagctgcaggagaagaaccGTCTCATCCAGGCCCTGCAGAGCCAGTTCAGAAGCCAAACTCCCAGCAGCCACCACAGCTCTCACTCTGACCTGTACCACTCTGACAGGACCTCTTCCTCCTGCCATAGCACACAAGGTGGCAGTCGATCTCCAA GCCAGCGACACTCCTCTGATTGGATGGGAGCAGCTGTTCCACCTGTAGGTGGAGCTCAGGTGGAAGGTTTGTCCAGTCACAGGGGCGCTGCCAGCAGACTGCAGGGCCTGCAGAGGGAGAACGGGCgactgcaggagcagctgagaggCAAAGAGGAGCTCAACGCCACCCTGCGCACTGAACTGGACCTGCATCGATCAATTATTTCCCAAAACAGCCCGTACCATCAGAAACGGGATCAAGGCCAGGACAAGCAGGGGTCAGGGCCTCAGACAGAAGCTCATAAAGTCGACAAAGACACTGCCCCAAAGACTTCTCACGAGCAGCATAGCACGATGAATTCAG ACCTGCTGGCAGAACATCTGCAGGAGATTCGAGCTCTGCGACAACGTCTGGAGGAGAGCATCCGCACCAACGACCGTCTCAGGGAACAGCTGGAGAGGAGACTGGCCGAGGTGGAGAAAGACCCAG CAGCCACCAACATCTTCATCCATGGCAATGAGGAGCAGGGGCATCTGGCTAATGAAGTGCGATTTCTCAGGGGACAAAACCAAGCCCTGAAGGAAGAGCTCAACCAGGGGTCTCgag ACAAGCAGAAGGAGAACGAGAAGCTACGCGAGTCTCTGGCCAGACGGTCTGCCAAACTagagcagagcaggaaggaGTCTGAAGCACTGAGGCAGGAAAATAACCGACTTCAGGAGAGGCTGGAGCACATTAGCCAAGAAaactcagagctgcaggattcactgCACTACAGACAAGAGGAGCTGCAtag GTTGCAGTGTGAGGTGAAGCTCCAGAGGCAGCAGCTGTCTGACTGCCAGCATCTTCTCCAGTCACTGCGAGTGGAGCTGCAAGTTTATGAAAAAATCGAGACTGATAATCATAAACACAACG AATCCAGTGAGACAAACCAGGAGCCACTTCCTGTCCCGTCCTCCGGCTCTGTGGACCTGAGCGAGCTGCTGACAGAGATCCGACACCTGCggctgcagctggagaggagCATCCAGACCAACACGGCTCTGAGGCAGagactggaggagcagctgctccGAGGACCCAACCGCTCGGAAACCATCAACATCAACTACCTGCTGTCTTCTCCAG ATGAAGGGGGCAGGTCACCAGGTCGTGAAGGCTGTGATCTTCATCACTCATTTCAGTCTTACAACGAACGTACCAATGTCCTGG ATGAGAAGCGTCGTGCTCGTTCAGATGTGGACGGCGGgtccttcagcagcagctctggtgaCTCTTACGCTCTATCCCGTCTGGTGCCGGGTCACAGGATGTGGGCCAATCGCAACGGCCGCCACGTTTTAGGTCTGATTGAGGACTACAACGCTCTGCGGAAGCAGATCTCAGACGGTCGTAAGCTGTCGCGCAGCATGGACACACAACTGCAGGAGTGTCTGCACACAGTCAGGCAGCAGAGCTCTGACAA AAAGGTGATGGAACAGCAGCATCTGAAGAGTTTGTCCAGCAGCACGAATACCATTCAGCATGTGTTGGAGGAGGCCGGGCGACTGCTCAAACTGGTGTGGAGAGTCTCTCTGCCAGCTGGGAACACTGCAGGGGACAGTGGCAACAACCAGCAG CAGGACGAGCTGTTGAAAAACGAGATAGCCAGACTGAAAAGCCGGCTGTCGCAGCAGGAGAGGATGCTGAGTGGAGCCGTGAAGCGCCTCCGCAGCACCAACCAGCTCAAAGAGGGAATGGAGAGGGTCATCATCGATCAGT TGTCTCTAACTCATGGAGTGTTGAAGAAAGCCAGGGGAAACTTAGAG ACAAATTACTGTACCCTCTCTGGCCTGAAGGGCCTGTCTGGAGGACCAGACGAAG GAGGTTCCAGTCACTGGCCAATAGGAGGCACTAGAGAGCCTGAGCGGAGGAGTGCACCGGTTTCCAGAAGCACTGCAGGCCAACACTCGGAGTCCTCAGATGATACCTCTCTGCACTGCAGCTTCTAA